The genomic segment CCGGGTCCTGGTGGCCCCGGCGTCCGAACCGCCGCCCGGCTCGGTGAGCCCGAACCCGGCGAGCGCCTCGCCCCGGCACAGCCGCGGCAGCCATCGGCGCTTCTGCTCCTCGGTACCGAAGCGGAAGATCGGCATCGCACCAAGGGAGACGCCGGCCTCCAGGGTGATCGCCACCGACGAGTCGACCCGGGCCAGCTCCTCCAGCGCCAGGCACAGCGCGAAGTAGTCGCCGCCCATCCCGCCGTACTCCTCCGGGAAGGGCAGGCCGAACAGGCCCATCTCCCCCATCCGCTTCACCACCGGATAGGGGAACTCCTCGCGCTCGTAGCAGTCGCCGATCACCGGCGCGACCACCTCGGTGGCGAAGTCACGGACCGATTCGCGGAGCGCCGCCTGCTCCTCGCTGAGCCGAAATTCCATCGTGGACGCTCCTTGTGGGTGCGTTTCGGCCCCACCCGCCGGTCGGCGGGCCGGGGTCAGACCGGGGTGACGCCGTGCCGGCGGTCGGCGAAGTCGCGGCCCTTGCCGGCAGCCGCGGCGTACCGGGCGATCAGCTCGGCGCGCAGCTCGTCCGGCTCGACGACGGTGTCCACCACCAGCTCACCGGCCAGCCGCAGCACGTCGATGTCCGCCTCGTACTCGGCCCGCTTGGCGGCGACGAAGTCGGCCCGCTCGGCCTCCGGCAGCGCGGCGATCTTCCGCGCGTACACCGCGTTGACGGCCGCGTCCGCACCCATCACCGCGATCTTCGCGGTGGGCAGCGCGATCGTCGCGTCCGGTTCGAAGCCGGGGCCGGCCATCGCGTAGAGGCCCGCGCCGTACGCCTTGCGCACCACCACGCACATCTTCGGCACCGTCGCCCGGGCCACCGCGCTGATCATCTTGGCGCCGTGCCGGATGATGCCGGCCTTCTCCACCGCGGTACCGACCATGAAGCCGGGCACGTCGGACAGGAACAGCAGCGGCACGTTGAACGCGTCGCACAGCTCGATGAACCGGGTCGCCTTGTCCGCGGAGTCGATGAACAGCACCCCGCCCTTGAACATCGAGTTGTTCGCGACGACGCCGACCACCCGGCCGTCCAGCCGGCCGAAGCCGATCGTCACCTCGCGCGCCCACAGCGCCTGGATCTCGAAGAACGAGCCGGCGTCCAGCAACCCCTTGACGTACCGGCGCATGTCGAACGCCTGCCGCTCGGACGCCGGGACCAGCTTGGCCAGGTCGACGTCCGGTGCGGCGACCGGCTCGGCGGTCGGCGGCTGCTGCCGCCAGTTCGACGGCAGGTAGCTCAGGTAGCCGCGGACCACCTGCAGCGCGGCCGGTTCGTCCTTGACGAGGAAGTGCCCGACGCCGGACTCCTTGCAGTGCACGGCCGCGCCGCCCATGGCCTCCAGCGTGGTCTGCTCGCCGGTGACCATCTCGACCATCCGGTCGGAGCCCAGGTACATCGAGGCGTTGCCCTCGACCATCACGACCACGTCGCAGAACGCCGGGATGTACGCCCCGCCGGCGGCGCTCGGCCCGAACAGCGCGCAGATCTGCGGGATCGAGCCGGACGCGCGCACCTGCTCGTGGAAGATCCGGCCGGCGCCGCGGCGCCCGGGGAACAGCTCGACCTGGTCGGTGATCCGGGCCCCGGCCGAGTCGACCAGGTAGATCATCGGCACCCGTTCGGCGTATGCCCGCTCGATGACCCGGATGATC from the Actinocatenispora thailandica genome contains:
- a CDS encoding acyl-CoA carboxylase subunit beta, with translation MPEDPAAELARLRKRIAAGGAEKYHEANRARGKLFARERVALLVDPGSFVEDGMLANARAEGLPADGVLTGRATVDGRPVRLMANDSTVKAGSWGARTVEKIIRVIERAYAERVPMIYLVDSAGARITDQVELFPGRRGAGRIFHEQVRASGSIPQICALFGPSAAGGAYIPAFCDVVVMVEGNASMYLGSDRMVEMVTGEQTTLEAMGGAAVHCKESGVGHFLVKDEPAALQVVRGYLSYLPSNWRQQPPTAEPVAAPDVDLAKLVPASERQAFDMRRYVKGLLDAGSFFEIQALWAREVTIGFGRLDGRVVGVVANNSMFKGGVLFIDSADKATRFIELCDAFNVPLLFLSDVPGFMVGTAVEKAGIIRHGAKMISAVARATVPKMCVVVRKAYGAGLYAMAGPGFEPDATIALPTAKIAVMGADAAVNAVYARKIAALPEAERADFVAAKRAEYEADIDVLRLAGELVVDTVVEPDELRAELIARYAAAAGKGRDFADRRHGVTPV